The segment TCGCCGAGCGCGTGAAGCTGCCGCCGTCGCTGGCCGCCGAATGGCATCTGCGCGACTACTACGGCACCGTCAGCCACAACGCCAAGGCGGTATACCAGCGCTACCTCGGCTGGTATGACGCCAACCCTGCCAACCTGAACCCGCTGCCGCCGGAAGAGGCGGGCAAGCGCTATGTCGAATTCATGGGCGGCGCGGCGCGCGTGCTGGAGCAGGCGCGTGCGGCGTATGCGCGTGGCGAATACCGCTGGGTGGCCGAGGTGGTCAAGCACGTGGTCTTTGCCGATCCGTCCAACCAGGCTGCCCGCCGGCTGGAAGCCGACGCGTTGGAGCAGCTCGGCTACCAGGCCGAATCCTCGACCTGGCGCAATGCCTACCTGACCGGTGCCGCCGAACTGCGCAGCGGCCCGCCCCAGGCCGGCCGCCGCGCCGGCAGCCCGGACGTGCTGCGCGCCATGACCGACACCATGTTCCTGGACTACCTGGCGATCAGCCTGAATGGCGACCGCGCCGCGGGCAAGACGCTGGCGCTGAACTGGGTACAGCCGGACACCGGCAAGCGCTTTGCGCTGACGGTGGAGAACGGCGTGTTCCGCTACAAGCCCGACGCGCAGCACGCGTCCCCGCAGGCCACGCTTACCATGCCGCGCGCCGTGCTGATGGGCGTGCTGGCCGGCCAGACCACACTGCAGGCCGAGACCCAGGCGGGCCGCGCCCGTGTGGACGGCGACCCGCAGGCGCTGGCGACGTGGACGGCGCTGATGGACAAGTCCGAGCCGAACTTCAGCATCGTGACACCCTAACCGCACCGAGATGGGGCAGGCGCGCGGCCACTGTTGCGTGCCCGCCCTATAAAACCGCTCTTGCCTCAGGGTTTTTTCCTGCGCGCGGCATAAACCGTTGTGCGGATGCCTCGGTGAACGGCCCTGAGAGCCGCTCCCATGCTGGTTTCTTAGTGGTTAACCCTCCCTTTAGGGGGCGTCCTCTACGAATCAGTGTCATCGGTGAAACAGTCGTGCTCCGGCTGGCCGGATAATGCACACGGCAGTAACCGAAAGAGGAGTAAGAGGATTATGAAATCGACCTATAAGAAGATGCTGGCGGCAGGCGCTGTCATGGCGCTGGCCGGAGCCGCACACGCGCAGTCCGCCGGCAGCAATATCGTCAGTCTGGGCTGGTTCCGCGTGATGCCGAACAGCTCCGCCGATCCGCTGACTGTCGACAGCATCAACGGCCGCCCGGTCGGCATGACCCGGCCGAACACCGGCGCGGAGATCGAATCTGCCGACACGCTGGGCCTGGCCTTCACGCACTTCTTCACCGACAACATCTCCGGTGAAATCGTCGCGGGCATTCCGCCCAAGCATGACGTCAAGGGCACCGGCAACTATGCCCAGTATGGCAAGCTCGGTTCGGTCAAGCAGTGGAGCCCGGCGCTGCTGGTCAAGTACCACTTCTTCGACGCCAAGACCAGGTTCCGTCCCTATGTCGGCATCGGCGTGAACTACACCTGGTTCACCGACGAGACCATCACCAACCAGAACTTCGTGAACCGCGAGTTCTTGCCGGGTGCGCGCATGACCGCCAGCGCCAAGCCGTCGTGGAACCCGGTCTTCAACATCGGCGCCAACTACGCCATCAACGACAACTGGTTCGTCGGCCTGTCGGTCTCGTACGTGCCGCTGTCGACCCGCGCGTCCTTCACCACGCAGGCGGGCCCGGTAACGATCCAGTCACACACCAAGATCAAGATCGATCCGGTGGTGACCTTCCTGAACGTGGGCTACCGCTTCTGAGCGCGGCACACTGACGGCAGAAAGGGCACCCGGGGGTGCCCTTTCTTGTTGGCGCCGGCTGCGGTGGCCAGCTTACGCCACCGACTTGACCGGATAGCCGGCCTCTTCGATGGCATCGCGCAGGGCCTCTGGGTCGGCGCTGCTCTCGACGCGTACGGCCTGGGCGGGCACATCCGCGCTGACACGCGCGGCCGGGTCAACCGTCTGTACGGCACGCGTGATGGCGCCCACGCAGTGGTTGCACGACATGCCTTCGACCTGGAACTGGATCATGGTGGGACTCTCCTGAACGGGATGAGACGGGCGGCGGGTGCCGCGACAGATGCAGTTTGAACCTTCCCATGGTGGGAAGCGCAAGAGGAATTTGTTGGCGCCGATGTGACGGTAATACCATGTGCATCCGGCCTTGACCTTCCAATGATGGTAAGGTCCATGATGCTGACATCGACACTGTGGATGACTCAGGACCCATGCCAAATTCCAGCGCTGTGCTCGCTTCACAACCTGTCCGGCCGGCCGACGAAATGCCCGAATGGCGCCTGCCGGTCGACGGCATGACCTGCGCCTCATGCGTGCGCCGCGTGGAGAACGCGCTGGCCCGGGTGCCGGGCGTGCGCGACGTGGCCGTCAACCTGGCAACTGAAGCCGCAACGCTGCGCGCCGACTCGGGCGCGGTGCTGCCGGCCGCCGCCCGTGCCGTGGCCGATGCCGGCTACACGGTGCCGCAGGACACCATCGGACTGAATATTGCCGACATGACCTGCGCCTCATGCGTGTCCCGGGTCGAAAAGGCGCTGCGCGCCGTGCCGGGCGTGATGGAGGCGCAGGTCAACCTGGCGACCGAGCGCGCCAGCGTCACGCTGCTGCGCGGCGCGGCGGATACTGCGGCGCTGGTGGCCGCGGTCGCGCGCGCGGGCTATGGTGCGACGCCGGTGGCCGATGCCGCATCGCAGGCGCCGCAGGCCGCGCAGGGCACTGCCTTCTGGGATGGCCCCTGGCCGGTGGCGATCTCGGCGGCGCTGTCGCTGCCGCTGGTGGCACCCATGGTGCTGGAATGGCTCGGCGTGCACTGGATGCTGCCGGCATGGGTGCAGTGGCTGCTGGCCACGCCGGTGCAGTTCGTGTTCGGCTGGCGCTTCTACAAGGCTGGCTGGAAGGCGGTGCGCGCCGGCGCCGGCAATATGGATTTGCTGGTGGCGCTGGGCACGACGGCGGCCTATGGGCTGTCGCTGTGGCTGATGTGGCGCACGCCGGCCGACGCCATGCCGCACCTGTACTTCGAAAGCGCGGCGGTGGTGATCACGCTGGTGCGCCTGGGCAAGTGGCTGGAGACCCGCGCCAAGCGCCAGACCGCCGATGCCATCCGCGCGCTCGCGGCGCTGCGTCCCGATACTGCCCGCGTGCGCCGCGGCGGCGTGGAGCAGAGCGTGCCGCTGGCGGCGGTGCGCGTGGGCGACGAGGTGGTGGTGCGCCCCGGCGAGCGCATCCCGGTGGACGCCGAGGTGATCGAAGGCAACAGCCACGCGGACGAATCGATGCTGACCGGTGAAAGCGTGCCCGTGCCGAAGAAGCCCGGCGACCGCATCACCGGCGGCGCCATCAATTTCGAAGGGCTGCTGGTTGCGCGCACCGAGGCGGTGGGCGCCGAGACCGTACTGGCACGCATCATCCGCATGGTCGAGCACGCACAGGCGGCCAAGGCGCCGATCCAGCGCATGGTCGACCAGGTCAGCGCGGTGTTCGTGCCGGTGGTGCTGGGCATCGCGCTGCTGACGGTGCTGGGCTGGGGCCTCTTTGCCGGCGACTGGGAAACCGCATTGCTCAACGCGGTGGCGGTGCTGGTGATCGCCTGCCCGTGCGCGCTGGGCCTGGCCACACCCACGGCAATCATGGCCGGCACCGGCGCCGGCGCGCGCGCCGGCATCCTGATCAAGGATGCCGAGGCACTGGAGGTGGCGCACCGCGTCAGCGTGGTGGCATTCGACAAGACCGGCACGCTCACGGTGGGCAAGCCGGAAGTGGTGGCGCTGCATGCGGCCGATCCCGCCGATGCCGACGGCAGCGCGCTGCTGGCGCGGCTGGCCGCGCTGCAGGCCGGCAGCGAGCATCCGCTGGCCCGCGCCGTGCTGGCCGCAGCGCAGGCGCGCGGCATTGCCGCGCCGCAGGCCACGGAAGTGCAGGCCCTGCCAGGCCGCGGCATTGCCGGCGTGGTGGACGGCCAGGCGCTGCAACTGGGCAGCGAGCGCCTGCGTGAAGCGCTGGGCGCAGCGGCAGGCACGCTGGCAACGCTGGCGGAGCAGTTACGCGCGGACGGCCGTACCGTGTCGTGGCTGGTCGAAACCACGCTGCCGCGCGTGGCCGGGCTGGTCGCGTTCGGCGATGCCATCAAGCCGGGCGCGCCGGCGGCGATCGCCAGGCTGCGCGCGGCCGGTGTGCGCACCGTGATGCTGACCGGCGACAATGCCGGCGCGGCGGCGCGCGTGGCGCAGGCGCTGGGGCTGGACGACGTGCAGGCCGAGGTGCTGCCCGAGGACAAGGCTGCCCGGGTGCAGGCGCTGGGGCGCGATGGCGCGGTGGTGGCGATGGTGGGCGACGGCATCAACGATGCGCCGGCGCTGGCGGCGGCGGATGTGGGCATTGCCATGTCGACCGGCACCGACGTGGCCATGCACGCCGCCGGCATCACGCTGATGCGCGGCGACCCGGCGCTGGTGGCCGATGCGCTGGCGGTCTCGCACCGCACCGTGCGCAAGATCCGGCAGAACCTGTTCTGGGCTTTTTTCTACAACGTGGTAGGCATTCCGCTGGCAGCGGCCGGGTTGCTGAATCCGGTGGTGGCGGGTGCGGCGATGGCTTTCTCCAGTGTCAGCGTGGTCAGCAATGCGCTGCTGCTGCGCCGCTGGCGTCCGCAGGCCGGGGCTGCCACGGCACAGGGAGGCGAGCGATGAATATCGGCGAAGCGGCGCAGGCGTCGGGCGTGTCGGCCAAGATGATCCGGCACTATGAATCGATCGGGCTGGTGGCGGCACCGCCGCGCACCGAGGGCGGCTACCGTCGCTATGACGAACGCGCCGTGCACAACTTGCGCTTCGTGCGGCGCGCCCGTAATCTGGGATTCTCGCTCGACGAAATCCGCAACCTGCTGTCGCTTTGGCATGACCGCGGCCGCGCCAGTGCCGACGTCAAGGCGCTGACGCT is part of the Cupriavidus necator genome and harbors:
- a CDS encoding OmpW/AlkL family protein: MKSTYKKMLAAGAVMALAGAAHAQSAGSNIVSLGWFRVMPNSSADPLTVDSINGRPVGMTRPNTGAEIESADTLGLAFTHFFTDNISGEIVAGIPPKHDVKGTGNYAQYGKLGSVKQWSPALLVKYHFFDAKTRFRPYVGIGVNYTWFTDETITNQNFVNREFLPGARMTASAKPSWNPVFNIGANYAINDNWFVGLSVSYVPLSTRASFTTQAGPVTIQSHTKIKIDPVVTFLNVGYRF
- the cueR gene encoding Cu(I)-responsive transcriptional regulator, whose amino-acid sequence is MNIGEAAQASGVSAKMIRHYESIGLVAAPPRTEGGYRRYDERAVHNLRFVRRARNLGFSLDEIRNLLSLWHDRGRASADVKALTLRHVADLELRIAELAAMRDTLRELAQHCSGDDRPDCPILADMAQPEAQGRLACHG
- a CDS encoding heavy metal translocating P-type ATPase, giving the protein MPNSSAVLASQPVRPADEMPEWRLPVDGMTCASCVRRVENALARVPGVRDVAVNLATEAATLRADSGAVLPAAARAVADAGYTVPQDTIGLNIADMTCASCVSRVEKALRAVPGVMEAQVNLATERASVTLLRGAADTAALVAAVARAGYGATPVADAASQAPQAAQGTAFWDGPWPVAISAALSLPLVAPMVLEWLGVHWMLPAWVQWLLATPVQFVFGWRFYKAGWKAVRAGAGNMDLLVALGTTAAYGLSLWLMWRTPADAMPHLYFESAAVVITLVRLGKWLETRAKRQTADAIRALAALRPDTARVRRGGVEQSVPLAAVRVGDEVVVRPGERIPVDAEVIEGNSHADESMLTGESVPVPKKPGDRITGGAINFEGLLVARTEAVGAETVLARIIRMVEHAQAAKAPIQRMVDQVSAVFVPVVLGIALLTVLGWGLFAGDWETALLNAVAVLVIACPCALGLATPTAIMAGTGAGARAGILIKDAEALEVAHRVSVVAFDKTGTLTVGKPEVVALHAADPADADGSALLARLAALQAGSEHPLARAVLAAAQARGIAAPQATEVQALPGRGIAGVVDGQALQLGSERLREALGAAAGTLATLAEQLRADGRTVSWLVETTLPRVAGLVAFGDAIKPGAPAAIARLRAAGVRTVMLTGDNAGAAARVAQALGLDDVQAEVLPEDKAARVQALGRDGAVVAMVGDGINDAPALAAADVGIAMSTGTDVAMHAAGITLMRGDPALVADALAVSHRTVRKIRQNLFWAFFYNVVGIPLAAAGLLNPVVAGAAMAFSSVSVVSNALLLRRWRPQAGAATAQGGER
- a CDS encoding heavy-metal-associated domain-containing protein — translated: MIQFQVEGMSCNHCVGAITRAVQTVDPAARVSADVPAQAVRVESSADPEALRDAIEEAGYPVKSVA